The following coding sequences are from one Roseburia hominis A2-183 window:
- a CDS encoding CDP-alcohol phosphatidyltransferase family protein: MQSEVNQEENLNRIITVPNLLSFFRLCLIPVIIWSYCVKKNPLLAGEILLLSGLTELADGYIARRFHRISNLGKILDPVADKLTQAAMLICLFTRFPHMLLLIVIMAGKELYMVVSGCLVIRKTGKVHGADWHGKIVTFLLYGTAAVHIIWFQITPMVSDLLIGLCAIMMVISVALYIIQNTRTLKGETV, from the coding sequence ATGCAGAGTGAAGTGAATCAGGAAGAAAATTTGAATAGAATTATTACGGTTCCTAATCTTCTTTCTTTTTTTCGGCTTTGTCTGATTCCGGTAATTATATGGAGTTATTGTGTAAAGAAAAATCCTCTGTTAGCTGGTGAAATCTTATTGCTGTCTGGTCTTACGGAGCTTGCTGATGGATATATCGCAAGAAGATTCCATAGGATTAGTAATTTAGGAAAAATACTTGATCCGGTGGCTGATAAGCTGACACAGGCAGCGATGTTAATCTGTCTGTTTACTCGTTTTCCGCATATGCTTCTTTTAATCGTAATAATGGCAGGTAAGGAGCTGTATATGGTAGTCAGTGGATGTCTTGTGATACGAAAGACAGGAAAAGTACATGGTGCAGACTGGCATGGAAAGATAGTAACCTTTTTATTATATGGAACTGCAGCGGTGCATATTATATGGTTCCAAATTACACCGATGGTATCAGATCTGTTGATTGGTTTGTGCGCTATAATGATGGTCATATCGGTCGCTCTGTATATTATCCAGAATACCAGGACTCTTAAGGGAGAGACTGTATAA
- the bsh gene encoding choloylglycine hydrolase, which yields MCTAATYKTKDFYMGRTLDYEFSYGEQITITPRNYEFDFRFAGKIKSHYALIGMAFVAGGYPLYYDAVNEKGLGMAGLNFVGNAAYEEALPEDETEVSQVAQFEFIPWILTQCATVAEVREKLAAMRLTGTAFSEQLPTAQLHWIIADKDSCIVVESMKDGLHVYDNPVGVLTNNPPFPSQMFALNNYAGVSRKQPESTFAGVLQLDAYSRGMGGMGIPGDLSSQSRFVKVAFTKLNSISGEEEDESVSQFFHILGSVDQQRGCCEVTEGKYEITIYTSCCNTAKGIYYYTTYDNHQITAVDMHAENLDSDQLICYPLLSKGEVRWQNK from the coding sequence ATGTGTACAGCAGCAACTTACAAAACAAAAGATTTTTATATGGGCAGAACGCTTGATTATGAATTTTCCTATGGGGAACAGATCACGATAACGCCAAGAAATTACGAATTTGATTTCCGGTTTGCCGGGAAGATAAAAAGCCATTATGCTTTGATCGGAATGGCATTTGTTGCAGGAGGTTATCCGCTTTATTATGATGCTGTTAATGAAAAAGGCCTTGGAATGGCAGGTCTTAATTTTGTCGGCAATGCGGCATATGAAGAGGCTTTGCCGGAAGATGAAACAGAAGTCAGCCAAGTGGCACAGTTCGAGTTCATCCCATGGATCCTTACACAGTGTGCTACTGTAGCAGAGGTGAGAGAGAAGCTGGCAGCAATGAGACTGACAGGCACAGCATTCAGTGAACAGCTGCCGACAGCACAGCTTCACTGGATCATTGCAGACAAAGACTCCTGTATCGTTGTTGAGTCTATGAAGGATGGGCTGCATGTATATGATAATCCGGTAGGAGTGCTTACCAATAATCCACCATTCCCGAGTCAGATGTTTGCACTGAATAATTATGCCGGAGTATCCAGAAAACAGCCGGAGAGTACTTTTGCAGGAGTATTACAGCTTGATGCATATAGCAGAGGAATGGGGGGAATGGGAATACCTGGAGATCTTTCCAGCCAGTCAAGATTTGTGAAAGTTGCCTTTACAAAATTAAATTCGATCTCCGGTGAAGAAGAGGATGAGAGTGTAAGCCAGTTCTTCCATATCTTAGGATCCGTAGATCAGCAGCGTGGATGTTGTGAGGTGACAGAAGGCAAATATGAGATCACGATATACACGTCCTGTTGTAATACAGCAAAAGGTATTTATTATTATACGACTTATGATAATCATCAGATCACAGCGGTTGACATGCATGCGGAAAATCTGGATTCAGATCAGCTGATCTGTTATCCGCTTCTGTCCAAGGGCGAAGTCAGATGGCAGAATAAATAA
- a CDS encoding HAMP domain-containing sensor histidine kinase — translation MEQKKEKGLRIRSCLTGAIWLALVFSTVISALLFAFLNHFFNLPGSIPVLGWLLIFNTLIAGLITSFINAKLLEPITRLSKAMKEVSQGDFEQHLETNSRIAEVGESYQSFNVMTKELRATEVLQMDFVSDVSHEFKTPINAIEGYTMLLQGEELSPDQEEYVEKILFNTQRLSGLVGNILLLSKLENQNIPMKKTEYRLDEQIRQAFLSLETKWTEKEIGFQVELEEVKYTGNEGLFMHIWINLLDNAIKFSPSKGTITMFLKQEQDSVKFILEDEGPGIEDDVKSRIFDKFYQVDGSHKAEGNGLGLALVKRIVDSAGGTIKAENREYGGCKFVVELPIQKDETI, via the coding sequence ATGGAACAAAAGAAAGAAAAAGGATTGCGGATCCGATCCTGTCTGACTGGTGCAATCTGGCTGGCACTCGTATTTTCAACAGTCATATCTGCGTTATTATTTGCTTTTTTGAATCATTTTTTTAATCTGCCTGGTAGCATACCTGTGCTTGGCTGGCTTTTGATTTTCAATACATTGATTGCAGGGCTGATCACTTCCTTTATCAATGCAAAGTTACTGGAACCAATTACCAGACTTAGTAAAGCAATGAAGGAAGTTTCTCAGGGAGATTTTGAACAGCATTTGGAAACGAACAGCCGTATAGCAGAAGTTGGAGAATCTTATCAAAGTTTTAACGTTATGACAAAAGAACTTCGTGCAACAGAGGTGCTGCAGATGGATTTTGTATCTGATGTTTCTCATGAGTTTAAGACCCCGATTAATGCCATTGAAGGATATACAATGCTGCTTCAGGGAGAAGAACTGTCTCCGGATCAAGAGGAATATGTAGAAAAAATCTTATTTAACACCCAAAGACTTTCCGGATTGGTTGGTAATATTTTGCTGTTATCCAAGTTAGAGAATCAGAATATACCAATGAAAAAAACAGAATATCGTCTGGATGAACAGATCCGCCAGGCATTTCTTTCATTGGAAACAAAATGGACAGAAAAAGAAATTGGTTTTCAGGTAGAATTGGAGGAAGTTAAATATACTGGGAATGAAGGACTTTTTATGCATATCTGGATAAATCTTTTGGATAATGCGATTAAGTTCAGTCCTTCAAAGGGGACAATTACGATGTTTCTGAAACAAGAACAGGATTCTGTTAAGTTCATTCTGGAAGATGAAGGACCAGGAATAGAGGATGATGTAAAATCCAGAATATTTGACAAGTTCTATCAGGTAGATGGATCTCATAAAGCAGAAGGAAATGGCCTAGGTCTTGCACTTGTAAAACGGATTGTAGATAGTGCCGGAGGAACAATCAAAGCAGAAAACCGTGAATATGGTGGATGCAAATTTGTTGTAGAGCTTCCAATACAGAAAGATGAGACCATATAA
- a CDS encoding FUSC family protein — MTFYQELQLNQAGSKNLLKKSETLKEKLYHMWVYLVKIAATMAFCFFFVSIFSILFGNENSIVGVVVLLCLMVFRNADLGIHTGQSTMLLALFFVIMTVCPHLANQFSPVLGMLLNIAALAVLILFGCHNPFMFNQSTLVLGYLLLYGYDVTGKSYQMRLVGMALGAALTCFVFYRNHKNRTYKRNLKDLIQEFDITSSRTKWQICQILCVPIVLCIAELCNMPRAMWAGIAAMSAILPFMEDMHYRVRKRIVGNIAGVICFTVLYFLLPSSIYAYIGILGGIGVGFSAQYGWQAVFNTFGALAIATETYGLQGAVSLRVIQNVFGVVFALAFCVIFYWFMSKKKESDVTVHAE; from the coding sequence ATGACATTTTATCAGGAGTTGCAGTTAAATCAGGCAGGTTCTAAAAACCTGTTGAAAAAGAGTGAAACACTAAAAGAAAAATTATATCATATGTGGGTATATCTGGTGAAGATAGCTGCTACAATGGCATTTTGTTTTTTCTTTGTTAGTATTTTCAGTATCCTATTTGGAAATGAGAACAGCATTGTAGGTGTAGTAGTCTTATTATGTCTCATGGTGTTTAGAAATGCGGATCTGGGGATCCACACCGGACAATCTACGATGCTTTTGGCTTTGTTCTTTGTAATTATGACTGTATGTCCGCATTTAGCAAATCAGTTTTCACCGGTATTGGGAATGCTGTTAAATATTGCGGCACTGGCTGTGTTGATTCTGTTCGGATGCCATAATCCATTCATGTTTAATCAATCTACATTGGTTCTTGGGTATCTGCTGCTATATGGTTATGATGTTACGGGAAAAAGCTATCAAATGCGATTAGTCGGAATGGCTTTAGGTGCAGCACTTACCTGCTTCGTATTTTATCGAAATCATAAAAACAGAACTTATAAAAGAAATCTGAAAGATCTGATACAAGAATTTGATATCACTTCTTCCAGAACAAAATGGCAGATATGTCAGATTTTATGCGTACCGATTGTCCTTTGCATTGCAGAACTTTGTAATATGCCACGTGCAATGTGGGCTGGTATTGCGGCCATGTCAGCGATTTTGCCGTTTATGGAAGATATGCACTACAGAGTCCGTAAAAGGATTGTCGGAAATATTGCAGGTGTTATATGTTTTACAGTATTATATTTTCTGCTTCCTTCGTCAATCTATGCATATATAGGAATTCTTGGTGGAATCGGTGTAGGATTTTCAGCACAATATGGCTGGCAGGCAGTATTTAACACATTTGGTGCTTTAGCCATTGCTACAGAGACTTATGGACTACAAGGAGCGGTTAGTCTTAGAGTGATTCAAAATGTTTTTGGTGTTGTGTTTGCTTTAGCATTTTGTGTTATATTTTATTGGTTTATGTCTAAAAAAAAGGAAAGTGATGTGACCGTACATGCAGAGTGA
- a CDS encoding response regulator transcription factor, translated as MGKVSVLIRRKENVFQILIVEDDKELSQLFQKVLEKNGYQVKSASDGALALEILDKEYIDLIISDIMMPVMDGYELVSELRSAGYQIPVLMITAKGSFDDMRQGFLSGSDDYMVKPVNVNEMVLRVGALLRRAQILNEHKIVIGSTEFDYDAMTVTTDKESLVLPKKEFLLLYKLAASPGRTFTKQQLMDEVWGYETEADPHTIEVHIGRIRERFKDNPDFEIVTMRGIGYKVVKK; from the coding sequence ATGGGCAAGGTATCTGTTTTAATAAGGAGGAAGGAAAACGTGTTTCAAATATTGATTGTAGAAGATGATAAAGAATTAAGCCAGCTATTCCAAAAAGTGCTTGAGAAGAATGGATATCAGGTCAAAAGTGCATCGGATGGAGCACTGGCATTAGAAATATTGGATAAAGAGTATATTGATCTGATCATTTCCGATATTATGATGCCGGTTATGGATGGTTATGAACTGGTGTCGGAACTCCGTTCAGCAGGATATCAGATACCGGTACTTATGATCACTGCGAAAGGTTCCTTTGATGATATGCGCCAGGGATTTCTTTCGGGAAGTGACGATTATATGGTAAAACCGGTAAATGTGAATGAAATGGTTTTAAGAGTTGGAGCACTGCTTCGCCGTGCACAGATACTGAATGAACACAAAATTGTGATCGGTTCAACAGAGTTTGATTATGATGCAATGACGGTTACAACTGATAAGGAAAGTCTTGTTTTGCCTAAAAAAGAATTCCTGCTTTTATATAAGCTTGCAGCTTCGCCAGGCAGAACATTTACAAAACAACAGTTGATGGATGAAGTATGGGGATACGAGACGGAGGCAGACCCACATACGATAGAGGTACATATAGGAAGAATCAGAGAGCGTTTTAAAGATAACCCTGATTTTGAAATCGTAACAATGCGTGGAATTGGATACAAGGTGGTGAAAAAATAA